A segment of the Vagococcus hydrophili genome:
ATGAAGCCCAACAAAAAATGAAACAAGATATTAAGTTCTCACAACTGCTCGAAGAATACTTAGAATACTATAAGCAAAGCGGAATTAAACCTGGTACTTATAAAAAATTTAAAGATGAAATGAATCGCTATGCTATTCCCTTACTCGGTAAAAAGTATGTGTCCAAAATTGATGTGGACGATTGCCAGGAAGCGTATGATGCACTAAGAAAGAAACGTAAAGACCATAGAAAGATTAAGAATCAAATAAAGACGGTTTTAGATTTTGGGATTACTAAACAATACATAACCACTAATCCAATGGAGTATATTCTAATTAGTAAAGTTGAAACTAGGTATAAGAAAAGAAGGCTTGCTGCTTCTGAAAACTTCTATGAACCTCAACAACTGATGACTTTTTTAGAAGCTTATAAAGAAGTTGAAGAATTTCATAAGTTCGTCTATTTCAGATTAATTGCTTTTACTGGGTTAAGACGTGGGGAAGCACTAGCTTTGTATGAAAGTGATGTAATTAGGAATAAAAAAGCTATTGATGTGAATAAAACGTTAGCTGAGGATGAAGATGGTAAAACTTATGTGGATCCATTTCCTAAAACTGAAGAATCAAATAATATAGTTTACCTAGATGATGATACTTACGATTATGTCATAGAACTGATTAATTTTAGAAATTCTTTCGAACAATACGGAAACACAACTTATATTTATAATAAT
Coding sequences within it:
- a CDS encoding tyrosine-type recombinase/integrase — its product is MVKYEKYKTKAGKDKWKYSGYYGFDEKTGKKLQPRGRGFDSKAEAKLDYERTVENYKNEAQQKMKQDIKFSQLLEEYLEYYKQSGIKPGTYKKFKDEMNRYAIPLLGKKYVSKIDVDDCQEAYDALRKKRKDHRKIKNQIKTVLDFGITKQYITTNPMEYILISKVETRYKKRRLAASENFYEPQQLMTFLEAYKEVEEFHKFVYFRLIAFTGLRRGEALALYESDVIRNKKAIDVNKTLAEDEDGKTYVDPFPKTEESNNIVYLDDDTYDYVIELINFRNSFEQYGNTTYIYNNDFLFPSPKTGKHYHRQAPNEWLKNFFDRNEDELKRRGIHRISPHGFRHSQATLLYELGVDPKDAQYRLRHANLKTTMDIYTHISKDRKRAPILKLDEFSANGATFGATKQEETKKERQER